One segment of Erigeron canadensis isolate Cc75 chromosome 2, C_canadensis_v1, whole genome shotgun sequence DNA contains the following:
- the LOC122589367 gene encoding protein ROOT PRIMORDIUM DEFECTIVE 1, which produces MHMIFPHLILRSTSKSLNSSKSIPSIFREFSQSTSIPKKQQRVRDHGYDNYMEIEKKMRKVLKVQELILSQPNSMVSSARLDNLSRRLGFKQFEAGRFILKFPHIFDVFEHPVQRILYCRLTRKALLQIQQENEAVKAQIDAAVTRLRKLLMLSNTGWVGLEHVRIARREFGFPEDFEYSVILKHPQYFRLFEDKESKSKYIEIVERDPELGVCAIEKAREKEYRENGGDAENIRFSFIINFPPGFKTGKYYKIAVWKWQRLPYWSPYEDVSGYDMRSLEAQKRMEKRAIGMIHEILSLTIEKKISLERIAHFRITMNLPKKLKDFLLQHQGIFYISTRGNYGKLHTIFLRESYTKGELIEPNELYLARRQLAKLITLRRPNMEQELVYHRRDNLSNHLDQLDADHAKIISEEFGTDDDVSNNGQESDGSNLDAESDGESCDTNREDDCHGGVETEENKLID; this is translated from the coding sequence ATGCATATGATCTTCCCACATTTAATCCTACGATCAACCTCAAAATCTCTTAACTCTtcaaaatcgatcccctccaTTTTTCGTGAGTTTTCACAATCAACCTCAATACCCAAAAAGCAACAACGTGTTCGAGATCATGGCTATGATAACTACATGGAAATCGAGAAAAAAATGCGTAAAGTTCTTAAAGTTCAAGAACTCATCCTCTCTCAGCCTAATTCCATGGTCTCATCTGCTCGTCTAGACAACCTTTCTCGCCGACTTGGGTTCAAGCAATTCGAAGCGGGCCGTTTTATACTCAAGTTTCCACACatatttgatgtttttgaacACCCTGTTCAAAGAATCCTCTATTGCAGACTTACCCGAAAAGCCCTTTTACAAATTCAACAAGAAAATGAAGCTGTCAAGGCCCAAATCGATGCAGCTGTAACTCGGTTGAGGAAGCTCCTGATGCTGTCCAACACTGGATGGGTTGGGCTTGAGCATGTTCGGATTGCGAGGAGGGAGTTCGGGTTCCCTGAGGACTTCGAGTATTCGGTAATTCTAAAACACCCACaatattttagattatttgAAGATAAAGAAAGTAAAAGCAAGTACATAGAGATAGTAGAGAGAGACCCAGAACTTGGTGTTTGTGCTATAGAGAAAGCCAGGGAAAAAGAATATAGAGAAAATGGTGGAGATGCTGAAAACATACGATTTTCGTTTATTATCAATTTTCCACCTGGGTTTAAAACTGGGAAATATTATAAAATTGCTGTTTGGAAATGGCAAAGGCTCCCTTATTGGTCGCCATATGAAGATGTGTCGGGTTATGATATGAGATCACTTGAGGCCCAAAAGAGAATGGAAAAACGTGCTATTGGGATGATTCATGAAATTTTATCATTAACTATCGAGAAAAAGATCAGTTTGGAGAGAATTGCTCATTTTAGGATTACTATGAATTTACCGAAAAAGCTAAAGGATTTTCTTCTTCAGCATCAGGGTATATTCTATATTTCTACTCGAGGGAATTATGGGAAGCTTCATACGATTTTTCTTAGAGAGTCTTATACTAAGGGTGAGTTGATCGAGCCAAATGAGTTGTATTTGGCTAGAAGGCAATTGGCTAAGTTGATTACTTTAAGGAGACCAAATATGGAGCAGGAGCTTGTGTATCATAGGAGGGATAACTTGAGTAATCATTTGGATCAACTTGATGCAGACCATGCCAAAATTATATCTGAAGAGTTCGGGACAGATGATGATGTCAGCAATAATGGCCAGGAGAGTGACGGTTCCAATCTTGATGCGGAAAGTGATGGTGAGTCTTGTGACACTAACAGAGAAGATGATTGTCATGGAGGTGTAGAGACGGAAGAAAATAAACTGATTGATTGA